A window of Fibrobacter sp. UWB11 contains these coding sequences:
- a CDS encoding ABC transporter ATP-binding protein has protein sequence MSDLMIEIEHLHKTYRSGFTMKPKLALKDVSFNVETGKVYGFIGPNGAGKSTTIKVLTGLLNFDSGKVLVNGISPRDTKSRQYIGYSPEQPYFYDYLTGRELLRFYGKLVGLKGAELESRIGWALELLHANKDWIDRRLRSYSKGMMQRVGIAQAILGKPKLLILDEPMSGLDPMGRRDVREAIQQLNRDGVTIFYSSHLLSDVESISHRVAMIVDGHIVREGTVDEITESCGVEYHVRVREAILAADLPRGVSATGHPQEYICADDVARDRLLGFCLSNGIAVEKMDHKRPSLEDILTEEIARADA, from the coding sequence ATGAGTGATTTAATGATTGAAATTGAGCACCTGCACAAGACGTATCGCAGTGGCTTTACTATGAAGCCGAAGCTTGCGCTTAAGGATGTGAGCTTCAATGTTGAAACAGGCAAGGTGTATGGATTTATTGGGCCTAACGGTGCTGGCAAGTCCACGACGATTAAGGTTTTGACGGGACTTTTGAATTTTGATTCGGGCAAGGTGCTTGTAAACGGTATCTCTCCGCGTGACACCAAGAGCCGTCAGTATATCGGTTATTCTCCGGAGCAACCTTACTTTTACGATTACCTTACAGGTCGCGAACTTTTGCGCTTTTACGGCAAACTTGTGGGGCTTAAGGGGGCGGAACTCGAATCCCGCATTGGCTGGGCTCTTGAACTTTTGCATGCGAACAAGGATTGGATCGATCGCAGATTGCGTTCGTATTCCAAGGGCATGATGCAGCGTGTGGGCATTGCGCAGGCAATTCTCGGAAAGCCGAAGCTTTTGATTCTCGACGAACCGATGAGCGGCCTAGACCCGATGGGTCGTCGTGACGTGCGCGAGGCTATCCAGCAACTCAATCGTGATGGTGTTACGATTTTCTATTCGAGCCATTTGCTTTCGGATGTGGAATCCATTAGCCACCGTGTGGCGATGATTGTAGATGGGCACATTGTCCGCGAAGGTACTGTTGACGAAATTACGGAATCTTGCGGAGTTGAATATCATGTTCGTGTTCGTGAGGCTATCCTTGCTGCTGATTTGCCACGAGGAGTCTCTGCAACGGGCCATCCGCAGGAATACATTTGCGCTGATGATGTGGCGCGTGACCGTTTGCTCGGCTTCTGCCTCTCGAACGGTATTGCCGTAGAAAAAATGGACCATAAGCGTCCGAGTCTTGAAGATATTTTGACGGAGGAAATTGCCCGTGCAGACGCTTAA
- a CDS encoding FISUMP domain-containing protein — protein MKFKFIEMAALIIATAVLFAACEKVENCHYDEAAKTLKCQGQTYATVETGGRIWMAENANLVNFDSSYCYGNNLDNCKKYGRLYDWKSANDACPTGWELPKQADFESADLKVLNIGKDGFRYYDGKFADENVSASFWTADAFDDSRAVMVRVQDKVTYEHYNKSIAASVRCVKIK, from the coding sequence ATGAAGTTCAAGTTCATTGAAATGGCGGCCCTTATTATCGCTACGGCAGTTCTGTTTGCCGCTTGCGAAAAAGTGGAAAACTGCCACTATGATGAAGCTGCCAAGACGCTCAAGTGCCAAGGTCAAACGTACGCTACCGTTGAAACGGGTGGCCGTATCTGGATGGCCGAAAACGCCAACCTCGTGAATTTCGATTCTAGCTATTGCTATGGCAATAACCTCGACAATTGCAAAAAGTATGGACGCCTTTACGATTGGAAATCTGCAAACGATGCATGCCCCACAGGTTGGGAACTTCCGAAACAGGCTGACTTTGAAAGCGCTGACCTAAAGGTGCTCAACATCGGCAAGGATGGCTTCCGCTATTACGACGGAAAATTTGCTGACGAAAATGTGAGCGCCAGTTTCTGGACTGCCGATGCATTCGACGATTCCCGCGCTGTGATGGTGCGTGTACAGGATAAAGTAACGTACGAACATTACAACAAGAGTATTGCCGCCTCTGTCCGCTGCGTCAAGATTAAATAA